In the Topomyia yanbarensis strain Yona2022 chromosome 3, ASM3024719v1, whole genome shotgun sequence genome, one interval contains:
- the LOC131690566 gene encoding pantothenate kinase 3 isoform X1, with amino-acid sequence MQLSLMVALFAVIERRFRVRHGRPPPPPVPCIPTPPATPPSDLAADESLLTPNDFFTVITNTANAQSSAYTTFRYYRHIPKRRMSPKTSPKSKVHKEFRTIVSSAPSASSSTSSISSSNLGSSGSANGPLHFQRRRRRRRRVVVVHTKVDGVIASKTDDDDDGDAGDSSEDVDDVDEVDRLSSSGSVTNRRTHDQSTDVDEPLSMPWFGMDIGGTLTKLVYFEPKDITPGELDQEATVLRNIRRYLTKHSAYGNTGHRDTHLQMDDVEIRGRRGSLHFIRFPTAEMDNFVALAVRNGMAQLVTTVCATGGGAFKFEDYFRKEVNMKLAKFDELDALIKGILFAEMHNPCECYYWANASDISISTKKQFDFSQPYPFILVNVGSGVSVLAVRGPDNYKRISGTSLGGGTFLGLCCLLTGCNTFEEAIQFATKGDHRRVDKLVKDIYGGDYERFGLPGDLVAASFGQMNLADRRASVSKEDLANATLVTITNNIGSIARMCASNEKIDRVVFVGNFLRVNPISMKLLAYAMDYWSKGTLKALFLEHEGYFGAIGCLLQFNGELNAHVNNESELLA; translated from the exons GTGGCGCTATTCGCTGTCATCGAGAGACGTTTCCGCGTGCGTCACGGACGTCCACCTCCGCCGCCGGTGCCATGTATTCCGACACCACCGGCCACTCCGCCCTCGGATCTCGCTGCGGACGAGTCGCTGCTGACGCCCAATGATTTTTTCACCGTGATCACCAACACCGCAAATGCACAATCGTCCGCTTATACCACATTTAGGTACTACCGTCACATTCCGAAACGAAGAATGTCTCCGAAAACGAGCCCAAAGTCCAAAGTGCACAAAGAGTTCCGTACGATAGTGTCCAGTGCCCCGTCGGCGTCGTCGTCGACGTCGTCCATATCGTCCTCCAATCTGGGATCGTCAGGTAGTGCAAACGGACCACTGCACTTTCAACGGCGGCGCCGCCGAAGGAGACGCGTCGTCGTCGTACACACCAAGGTGGATGGTGTCATAGCTAGTAAGAccgacgacgatgacgatggTGATGCAGGCGACAGCTCCGAAGACGTTGACGATGTTGACGAGGTTGATCGGCTTTCGTCATCCGGTAGTGTCACCAATAGACGCACACATGATCAGTCGACGGATGTGGATGAGCCTCTAT CGATGCCATGGTTCGGCATGGACATCGGTGGGACCCTGACGAAGCTGGTATACTTCGAACCGAAGGACATCACCCCTGGCGAACTGGACCAAGAGGCCACAGTGTTGCGCAACATCCGCCGTTATCTGACGAAACACTCCGCCTACGGTAACACCGGTCATCGTGATACGCACCTGCAAATGGATGACGTGGAGATTCGAGGTCGGCGAGGATCGTTGCATTTTATTCGATTTCCAACGGCGGAAATGGACAATTTTGTAGCGCTGGCAGTGCGTAATGGTATGGCCCAGCTGGTTACGACGGTTTGTGCCACGGGAGGCGGTGCCTTCAAATTCGAAGATTATTTTCGGAAAGAGGTCAACATGAAGCTTGCCAAGTTCGACGAACTGGATGCTCTTATTAAGGGTATTCTATTTGCTGAGATGCACAATCCATGTGAGTGTTACTACTGGGCGAACGCTAGTGATATTAG TATAAGTACAAAGAAACAGTTCGACTTCAGTCAACCTTACCCATTCATTCTGGTGAACGTGGGTTCGGGTGTCTCGGTGCTAGCGGTACGAGGGCCGGATAACTACAAGCGTATATCCGGTACTAGTCTTGGTGGAGGAACATTCCTGGGTTTGTGCTGTCTGCTTACAGGATGCAACACATTCGAGGAGGCTATTCAGTTTGCTACAAAGGGAGATCACAGACGCGTTGATAAATTGGTGAAAGACATTTACGGCGGCGATTACGAGAGGTTTGGGCTACCCGGCGATTTAGTGGCAGCCAG CTTCGGTCAAATGAATCTTGCCGATCGGAGAGCTAGTGTGTCGAAAGAGGATCTGGCCAACGCCACTTTGGTCACAATAACGAACAACATTGGCTCGATTGCTCGGATGTGCGCCAGCAATGAGAAAATTGATCGG GTGGTATTCGTCGGAAACTTCCTGCGCGTCAACCCGATCTCGATGAAGCTGCTCGCGTACGCCATGGACTACTGGTCCAAGGGTACCCTGAAGGCGTTGTTCCTCGAGCACGAGGGCTATTTCGGTGCTATCGGTTGCTTGCTACAGTTCAACGGAGAATTGAATGCGCACGTTAACAACGAAAGCGAACTGCTGGCCTAG
- the LOC131690566 gene encoding pantothenate kinase 3 isoform X2, with protein sequence MSPKTSPKSKVHKEFRTIVSSAPSASSSTSSISSSNLGSSGSANGPLHFQRRRRRRRRVVVVHTKVDGVIASKTDDDDDGDAGDSSEDVDDVDEVDRLSSSGSVTNRRTHDQSTDVDEPLSMPWFGMDIGGTLTKLVYFEPKDITPGELDQEATVLRNIRRYLTKHSAYGNTGHRDTHLQMDDVEIRGRRGSLHFIRFPTAEMDNFVALAVRNGMAQLVTTVCATGGGAFKFEDYFRKEVNMKLAKFDELDALIKGILFAEMHNPCECYYWANASDISISTKKQFDFSQPYPFILVNVGSGVSVLAVRGPDNYKRISGTSLGGGTFLGLCCLLTGCNTFEEAIQFATKGDHRRVDKLVKDIYGGDYERFGLPGDLVAARYLMLIYLVLEMFNCLMGFNFSFGQMNLADRRASVSKEDLANATLVTITNNIGSIARMCASNEKIDRVVFVGNFLRVNPISMKLLAYAMDYWSKGTLKALFLEHEGYFGAIGCLLQFNGELNAHVNNESELLA encoded by the exons ATGTCTCCGAAAACGAGCCCAAAGTCCAAAGTGCACAAAGAGTTCCGTACGATAGTGTCCAGTGCCCCGTCGGCGTCGTCGTCGACGTCGTCCATATCGTCCTCCAATCTGGGATCGTCAGGTAGTGCAAACGGACCACTGCACTTTCAACGGCGGCGCCGCCGAAGGAGACGCGTCGTCGTCGTACACACCAAGGTGGATGGTGTCATAGCTAGTAAGAccgacgacgatgacgatggTGATGCAGGCGACAGCTCCGAAGACGTTGACGATGTTGACGAGGTTGATCGGCTTTCGTCATCCGGTAGTGTCACCAATAGACGCACACATGATCAGTCGACGGATGTGGATGAGCCTCTAT CGATGCCATGGTTCGGCATGGACATCGGTGGGACCCTGACGAAGCTGGTATACTTCGAACCGAAGGACATCACCCCTGGCGAACTGGACCAAGAGGCCACAGTGTTGCGCAACATCCGCCGTTATCTGACGAAACACTCCGCCTACGGTAACACCGGTCATCGTGATACGCACCTGCAAATGGATGACGTGGAGATTCGAGGTCGGCGAGGATCGTTGCATTTTATTCGATTTCCAACGGCGGAAATGGACAATTTTGTAGCGCTGGCAGTGCGTAATGGTATGGCCCAGCTGGTTACGACGGTTTGTGCCACGGGAGGCGGTGCCTTCAAATTCGAAGATTATTTTCGGAAAGAGGTCAACATGAAGCTTGCCAAGTTCGACGAACTGGATGCTCTTATTAAGGGTATTCTATTTGCTGAGATGCACAATCCATGTGAGTGTTACTACTGGGCGAACGCTAGTGATATTAG TATAAGTACAAAGAAACAGTTCGACTTCAGTCAACCTTACCCATTCATTCTGGTGAACGTGGGTTCGGGTGTCTCGGTGCTAGCGGTACGAGGGCCGGATAACTACAAGCGTATATCCGGTACTAGTCTTGGTGGAGGAACATTCCTGGGTTTGTGCTGTCTGCTTACAGGATGCAACACATTCGAGGAGGCTATTCAGTTTGCTACAAAGGGAGATCACAGACGCGTTGATAAATTGGTGAAAGACATTTACGGCGGCGATTACGAGAGGTTTGGGCTACCCGGCGATTTAGTGGCAGCCAGGTACTTAATGTTGATATACTTAGTCTTAGAAATGTTTAACTGTTTGATGGGTTTTAATTTTAGCTTCGGTCAAATGAATCTTGCCGATCGGAGAGCTAGTGTGTCGAAAGAGGATCTGGCCAACGCCACTTTGGTCACAATAACGAACAACATTGGCTCGATTGCTCGGATGTGCGCCAGCAATGAGAAAATTGATCGG GTGGTATTCGTCGGAAACTTCCTGCGCGTCAACCCGATCTCGATGAAGCTGCTCGCGTACGCCATGGACTACTGGTCCAAGGGTACCCTGAAGGCGTTGTTCCTCGAGCACGAGGGCTATTTCGGTGCTATCGGTTGCTTGCTACAGTTCAACGGAGAATTGAATGCGCACGTTAACAACGAAAGCGAACTGCTGGCCTAG